AACGCTCCAACACTCGCGGTAGATCGAACTACGAATAAGCACAATCtctaatccaccgttcaagaccttctagaataataggttaatggagaatgtggtttctctctctagtaAAATGACTCACAAATTACTCACGAATTTACGagtatttttctctattttttccttctttgtCTCTATGAGAGAATAAACCATATATTTATGAGAGATCCCAAACCCTAATAGATAAGTAAAAGATTAGGCTGAATCGGTTTATAATTATTATCCTAATATGGATCGaatatatctctaattagctttccaatttaaaagcgagattaatcctagtctaattagacaacataataaccgtcggatcgagcccgatcatgggcgcacccgatttggtttaaccgaatgccaacatctcctACTCGCACATGACGGGATCTATGTCATCGTAACCACTTCCTCAATATTACACCACTATTTATTCCATTCACACAGAAAAATGAACAGTGCGACCGCCGAATCAACCTATATTTTGATagctctatactagaaaccgcaTACGGCCAGCATAAAGACATTAACCctcaaaagaaaatattagactcgtgatACTCTAAACTATTGGATTACATAGGTTCAAcatctctaatccctcaaagagTCATTGCTAACCTCTATTGTGCACATTATCGTACTATACTCATGATTGTCTCGCTATACTGAAACGACACAACCTATCGACAATGAATCAAAGTGTATCAATATAATTCAACTAATCTTCCTTGAACCTTCATGCCACTAAGTTGATAACTGATTGCTTTCCCAGCAACGCTTtgtaaggattgagattttgacagtgcaacttaactctctgttgatgatgtttatgtgtgtaatttaattacataagcactcgtcaagtttcaggagaatctgagctagaacggagaagttacgcgatctccaagttttcacttaagtgaatagtaactcgatttttccggagaagccacgacgtgaagttggcttcaggcttgTACcgaactccgttcatagcggtccaatagctcgtttcgatcggttcggctattctggaaccagtggcactgacggatttgagttctgatgcacggttgtcgagaaaaCGGGGTTTGATCGGTTTACATATAGAAATATATGTGGTTTTGTAGTTGAATCCGATGAGGGTgggtttcgtcgtgaatcggaacccaaatcggatgaaacgaaataCTAGATTCGATACACCAGTCGTGTTGAGCGTGCTGACGCGacccgttcggaaatccgacggacggattttCGGGAATCGCCAATTGTTCGCTAGGGGGttgaaattggcaaaacggaaaGATTGAGGAaaacctaatattttatgtaccgttttgcgtgatttctGACGTTGAGGTGCATACGCGCAAGTTGCACGGGCTGGCAAGGACTGGATTGAAATTAATCAGCTTTGAGGGACCTTTTTGCAAAATACATACATAATTATATGAtgcaactagggtttcatggtgaaaccctagcTCCTGGGCTTCTCCTCAGCCGAACTGAACCCTAGCCGACCTAAGCTCGACCCAGCCCTTGCCGTGCTCGCACCTCCGCCGTCGGCGAGcaaccccggccgccggaaaaagGCTAGCAATTGCTTTCCTCCATCTTCCTCTCCACCGTGCTGTTTATTTCCTGGCCATGGATCACCCTGAGGTCGTCCACTAGAGTCGTGCCCCCTCCCCTTGCCAGGGCCCAACCTCCGGCAGCTCCCCCGCCggtccgcgccgccgccgcgcgccgccgtcgCAGCCTGGGCGACCCGCGGCCAGCAGGAGCCAGCTCTGGCCGAGGCAACCTTGCATTTTCCTccccgcgccgccaccgcccggGACCACGTCGGGGACCTTCCTCGAGACCCTCCGGCACCTCCGCGTCCGGCCGGAgtggtcgccgccgccgctgcgcgGCTAGGGCGTCGCCGCGGCTACCCTCTGGCAGAACTGAGTTCGGGCGGCCGAGCTTGGGTCGTGGGCCATCACTGCCGTCGCTGCCGcatcccttctcctcctccgaccTCAGGTGACTTCTCGCCGCCGCACCGAGGTGCCCCGATCGCCGCCGAGGCCGGCGCGGAAACCCGAGCCCGAGCGCGGCTCATGCGGGCTTGTGttgcaccgccgccgccaccgccgcctctcGCCGCCGGGCGGCGCGAGCACTGGCCCTCCCTGGCCTACCGCACTCGCCCTCTGCCGGCGCGGTCGCCGCCGAAGCCTCCGCCGGCCGAGCTTGGGGCCGAGCTCCCCTTCACCTCGTACGGCTAGGGCATCATCGCCCGTCGTTGCCGCCGCCTCCTGTCGCCGCCCAGCACACGCCCCGACCCCTCCCTGTCGTCAGCACCTTCCTTACGCCGGCGCGCCTGcttcccggccgccgccggccgtacCGTAGCTCCCCAGTGGCCGGTAAGCatattttcagcctttctgcgcGTGGTTTCCTGTTCCGGCCACTGTTTTGGTGACCCGAGGCCACTCCGAGTCTcccgaaagtgagcacgatgatccttgttcagtgccgatcatcgtggccacctccgttggggtcaaCGATGCCCTGGTTTGCGAGTTTGATGCAATGTaagcgctgtgcgcgctgtttcgctGAGGTTCGCGTCGTGTGTGCACTTGCCACAAGGGttggcagtgctccgaaaggtgagcacggcctccagcacGTCAAAACCTGTCAGCGGGTACCTTGGCTCGGCAgtttgacctctggtttgcgtagtTGGACcgtaaaagcgccgaaatcgcatgaaataatgcgatttcaggtattcgggagggcttttacgtattttgggttgttgcggctgctgttggcagcatgggtgagcagtgggtgacctctggactgattgtccaaggccccagacccttgcgaagatcgaaaatgcatttccggtgcgTCTTTCGGCGAAATCTGCCGACGGAatgcgggttcggttcggaattaatCCGACGATGCTTCGTGATGGATTGtttagtcgctgagccttgttggctggtcacctgcgtcatttcgagggttcggaaataacgggtgagcgacggtggattccggtgtcgaaattgacacttccgggaacccgaatccgaacaatTATTCGGCGATAGTTGTTGGGTTATGTATCCTTGTGGTTGCTGCCAAATCCCATGATTAatggtgtttagtggcagcgggcgaCTCGTAACACGAGTCGGTGCGTTCCGGGttagttcgtgggtcccggcggagtcccggtgcggtTTACGGGATTTCCGacgtattacggcgatcggttttgggaaaccgatatTCGTGGGTTTAGTTGTGGGATTTTGTACTCCGTATTTACTATTTGTGGGTTAGACTCTAatccggtggaccttccttaggtccggttgacgttcttttgcagtcaggagacaggcgcagcatttgtacaggtgggtacttcgatccgacgtcggtacagtggtgcacgcttggtgatggtttcttacccttactcttatgttgttactatcgcatagtatattgagccttgcacccttgtttattcgttatacactactcgttgtttgcatgcttagtatcctgagtaggagtagagtagttctatctatatgcgtatctgttgacctagttggtctgttgttgcattcagtatctgttgacttagttggtcggttgttgcattccgtatctgttgatctagttggttggttgttgcattccatATCTGTTGActtggttggtcggttcttgtacttCGTTTcagtgacctgattggtcggttctcgtacttcgttcggtgacctgattggtcggttctcgcactttgtttcggtgacctgattggtcggttctcgtacttcacATTTGTAACCTGGTTAGTCGGTTTCGGCTTAGCACTGTGACCTTATCGATCGATTCATTGACTccgtcgtttgatgacctatgaggtcggtgtaccctgaggggtaggattgtcggctggtgctgacggaAGCTCTGGACTATATCGATACACTCttgtgacctatcggtcggttcttgcgttcgtacatttagttgacatcgagcagaatttacatactatctttatttactctgcctgattgttctatgtgtagtatcctgtataggggtagagtagatggcattcatgtttactatacttgtgacctggttggtcggttctcctgttTGCATCTGTGAtctgtttggtcgttcgttactttccgtacattgacctatctcggtcggttcacgttattgcttgatgacctacacggtcggtatgcccagaggggcagtgattgtcggctggtcgccgacggttggctattgatcatatccgcattgatcgccacagctcgagtgcatttcacgtacaccagcgggttgatcccccgcaggagggtgttcttttccggaaaagtggtcgtacatccgacccgtgagcccagcggtgttctctttgtgctagggttacatgccaggtgcaagcaggtagtggcttttgcctgaggtccttagaccgacacggcggtttagattgggtacttttggactacttgtccggttgacgcatataactatagtagcagtggtcacttgtatatcttcagtttt
This DNA window, taken from Ananas comosus cultivar F153 linkage group 5, ASM154086v1, whole genome shotgun sequence, encodes the following:
- the LOC109710707 gene encoding atherin-like yields the protein MHESCPLPLPGPNLRQLPRRSAPPPRAAVAAWATRGQQEPALAEATLHFPPRAATARDHVGDLPRDPPAPPRPAGVVAAAAARLGRRRGYPLAELSSGGRAWVVGHHCRRCRIPSPPPTSGDFSPPHRGAPIAAEAGAETRARARLMRACVAPPPPPPPLAAGRREHWPSLAYRTRPLPARSPPKPPPAELGAELPFTSYG